A stretch of Bos mutus isolate GX-2022 chromosome 8, NWIPB_WYAK_1.1, whole genome shotgun sequence DNA encodes these proteins:
- the PTAR1 gene encoding protein prenyltransferase alpha subunit repeat-containing protein 1 isoform X5 yields the protein MAETSEEVAVLVQRVVKDITNAFRRNPHIDEIGLIPCPEARYNRSPIVLVENKLGVESWCVKFLLPYVHNKLLLYRTRKQWLNKDELIDVTCTLLLLNPDFTTAWNVRKELILSGTLNPIKDLHLGKLALTKFPKSPETWIHRRWVLQQLIQETSLPSFMTKGNLGIIPAERTQQLIREEMEVCGEAAGRYPSNYNAWSHRIWVLQHLAKLDTKTACFLPSASLKW from the exons ATGGCTGAGACGAGCGAAGAGGTGGCGGTGCTGGTGCAGCGGGTGGTGAAGGACATCACCAATGCCTTCAGGAGAAACCCGCACAT AGATGAAATTGGCCTGATCCCATGTCCTGAAGCTAGGTATAACCGGAGTCCCATAGTCCTGGTTGAAAACAAACTTGGTGTGGAGAGCTGGTGTGTCAAGTTCCTTTTACCGTATGTCCACAACAAGCTCCTTTTGTACAGAACAAGAAAGCAGTGGCTGAACAAAGATG AATTGATAGATGTCACATGCACCCTGCTACTTCTAAATCCAGACTTTACCACTGCGTGGAACGTAAG aaaagAGCTGATCCTCTCAGGTACTTTAAATCCAATTAAGGACTTACATCTGGGAAAACTGGCCTTAACTAAGTTTCCGAAGAGTCCAGAAACGTGGATTCACAG GCGATGGGTGCTACAACAGCTAATTCAGGAAACCTCCTTGCCTTCCTTTATGACCAAAGGAAACTTGGGAATAATTCCTGCAGAAAGGACACAGCAACTAATACGAGAAGAGATGGAGGTCTGTGGTGAAGCAGCAGGGAGATACCCAAGCAACTATAATGCCTGGTCTCATCGCATCTGGGTTTTACAGCACCTGGCTAAGCTAGACACCAAG